The proteins below come from a single Solea senegalensis isolate Sse05_10M linkage group LG2, IFAPA_SoseM_1, whole genome shotgun sequence genomic window:
- the LOC122760320 gene encoding uncharacterized protein LOC122760320 isoform X2, translated as MRQADVEVSPMERACEQVCGADEDEAGGANGRAMLWSIQEALERQTLQIGTSACGATAVVDALKALGVDVAPEEADRCVQTRLRRIESPLPDYLLSRSEAGATHAQLIAGAVEASKGKVTGRFFHLHPRRQVNLVPWLARWLRKGAVPVATMNMQLAVPEGDEVPDAWHHQLIFGVAPNAVFMTNPLDVVSEEEVHQRLCSESALLVRREDVLQRLTPESCLSSFIESQTDPRWKALDVEGQVKQMVREEEQEQEGPVLTHIRIPAAYSSGVTLFALQQSHLGQELINAPELPPSAVTGPTHTDF; from the exons ATGCGTCAAGCGGATGT TGAAGTCTCTCCGATGGAGCGCGCGTGTGAGCAGGTCTGTGGCGCTGATGAAGATGAGGCGGGAGGAGCCAACGGTCGAGCCATGCTCTGGTCCATCCAGGAGGCTCTGGAGAGGCAGACCCTGCAGATCGGAACCTCGGCCTGCGGCGCCACGGCCGTGGTGGACGCGCTGAAGGCCCTCGGCGTGGACGTGGCCCCCGAGGAGGCCGATCGCTGCGTCCAAACTCGCCTGAGGAGGATTGAGTCGCCTCTGCCTGACTATCTGCTGTCCCGGAGTGAAGCAG gcGCGACGCACGCTCAGCTCATCGCGGGAGCAGTGGAGGCCAGTAAAGGCAAGGTGACGGGTCGCTTCTTCCACCTTCACCCCCGGCGGCAGGTGAACCTCGTCCCCTGGCTCGCGCGCTGGCTCCGAAAGGGAGCCGTTCCCGTGGCAACCATGAACATGCAGCTGGCCGTACCCGAGGGAGACGAGGTGCCTGACGCGTGGCACCATCAGCTCATATTTGGGGTCGCACCCAACGCCGTTTTCATGACGAACCCGTTAGATGTCG TGAGCGAGGAGGAGGTGCACCAGAGACTCTGCAGTGAATCTGCGTTGCTGGTTCGTCGAGAAGACGTCCTGCAGCGATTGACGCCCGAGTCGTGTCTGTCCAGCTTCATAGAGAGTCAGACGGACCCGCGCTGGAAAGCTCTGGACGTTGAGG GTCAGGTAAAACAAATGGTGCGAGAAGAGGAACAGGAACAAGAGGGTCCGGTGTTGACGCACATCAGGATCCCTGCGGCGTACAGCTCGGGCGTCACTCTCTTTGCCTTGCAGCAGTCACACCTTGGACAGGAACTTATCAACGCACCTGAgctccctccctctgctgtgACTGGTCCGACGCACACGGACTTTTAG
- the LOC122760320 gene encoding uncharacterized protein LOC122760320 isoform X1: MNAQSCFELVMFSLILIPVSRSEVSPMERACEQVCGADEDEAGGANGRAMLWSIQEALERQTLQIGTSACGATAVVDALKALGVDVAPEEADRCVQTRLRRIESPLPDYLLSRSEAGATHAQLIAGAVEASKGKVTGRFFHLHPRRQVNLVPWLARWLRKGAVPVATMNMQLAVPEGDEVPDAWHHQLIFGVAPNAVFMTNPLDVVSEEEVHQRLCSESALLVRREDVLQRLTPESCLSSFIESQTDPRWKALDVEGQVKQMVREEEQEQEGPVLTHIRIPAAYSSGVTLFALQQSHLGQELINAPELPPSAVTGPTHTDF; this comes from the exons ATGAACGCACAGAGTTGTTTTGAACTGGTAATGTTCTCATTGATCCTCATCCCTGTATCCCGCAGTGAAGTCTCTCCGATGGAGCGCGCGTGTGAGCAGGTCTGTGGCGCTGATGAAGATGAGGCGGGAGGAGCCAACGGTCGAGCCATGCTCTGGTCCATCCAGGAGGCTCTGGAGAGGCAGACCCTGCAGATCGGAACCTCGGCCTGCGGCGCCACGGCCGTGGTGGACGCGCTGAAGGCCCTCGGCGTGGACGTGGCCCCCGAGGAGGCCGATCGCTGCGTCCAAACTCGCCTGAGGAGGATTGAGTCGCCTCTGCCTGACTATCTGCTGTCCCGGAGTGAAGCAG gcGCGACGCACGCTCAGCTCATCGCGGGAGCAGTGGAGGCCAGTAAAGGCAAGGTGACGGGTCGCTTCTTCCACCTTCACCCCCGGCGGCAGGTGAACCTCGTCCCCTGGCTCGCGCGCTGGCTCCGAAAGGGAGCCGTTCCCGTGGCAACCATGAACATGCAGCTGGCCGTACCCGAGGGAGACGAGGTGCCTGACGCGTGGCACCATCAGCTCATATTTGGGGTCGCACCCAACGCCGTTTTCATGACGAACCCGTTAGATGTCG TGAGCGAGGAGGAGGTGCACCAGAGACTCTGCAGTGAATCTGCGTTGCTGGTTCGTCGAGAAGACGTCCTGCAGCGATTGACGCCCGAGTCGTGTCTGTCCAGCTTCATAGAGAGTCAGACGGACCCGCGCTGGAAAGCTCTGGACGTTGAGG GTCAGGTAAAACAAATGGTGCGAGAAGAGGAACAGGAACAAGAGGGTCCGGTGTTGACGCACATCAGGATCCCTGCGGCGTACAGCTCGGGCGTCACTCTCTTTGCCTTGCAGCAGTCACACCTTGGACAGGAACTTATCAACGCACCTGAgctccctccctctgctgtgACTGGTCCGACGCACACGGACTTTTAG
- the LOC122760320 gene encoding uncharacterized protein LOC122760320 isoform X3: MERACEQVCGADEDEAGGANGRAMLWSIQEALERQTLQIGTSACGATAVVDALKALGVDVAPEEADRCVQTRLRRIESPLPDYLLSRSEAGATHAQLIAGAVEASKGKVTGRFFHLHPRRQVNLVPWLARWLRKGAVPVATMNMQLAVPEGDEVPDAWHHQLIFGVAPNAVFMTNPLDVVSEEEVHQRLCSESALLVRREDVLQRLTPESCLSSFIESQTDPRWKALDVEGQVKQMVREEEQEQEGPVLTHIRIPAAYSSGVTLFALQQSHLGQELINAPELPPSAVTGPTHTDF; this comes from the exons ATGGAGCGCGCGTGTGAGCAGGTCTGTGGCGCTGATGAAGATGAGGCGGGAGGAGCCAACGGTCGAGCCATGCTCTGGTCCATCCAGGAGGCTCTGGAGAGGCAGACCCTGCAGATCGGAACCTCGGCCTGCGGCGCCACGGCCGTGGTGGACGCGCTGAAGGCCCTCGGCGTGGACGTGGCCCCCGAGGAGGCCGATCGCTGCGTCCAAACTCGCCTGAGGAGGATTGAGTCGCCTCTGCCTGACTATCTGCTGTCCCGGAGTGAAGCAG gcGCGACGCACGCTCAGCTCATCGCGGGAGCAGTGGAGGCCAGTAAAGGCAAGGTGACGGGTCGCTTCTTCCACCTTCACCCCCGGCGGCAGGTGAACCTCGTCCCCTGGCTCGCGCGCTGGCTCCGAAAGGGAGCCGTTCCCGTGGCAACCATGAACATGCAGCTGGCCGTACCCGAGGGAGACGAGGTGCCTGACGCGTGGCACCATCAGCTCATATTTGGGGTCGCACCCAACGCCGTTTTCATGACGAACCCGTTAGATGTCG TGAGCGAGGAGGAGGTGCACCAGAGACTCTGCAGTGAATCTGCGTTGCTGGTTCGTCGAGAAGACGTCCTGCAGCGATTGACGCCCGAGTCGTGTCTGTCCAGCTTCATAGAGAGTCAGACGGACCCGCGCTGGAAAGCTCTGGACGTTGAGG GTCAGGTAAAACAAATGGTGCGAGAAGAGGAACAGGAACAAGAGGGTCCGGTGTTGACGCACATCAGGATCCCTGCGGCGTACAGCTCGGGCGTCACTCTCTTTGCCTTGCAGCAGTCACACCTTGGACAGGAACTTATCAACGCACCTGAgctccctccctctgctgtgACTGGTCCGACGCACACGGACTTTTAG
- the gart gene encoding trifunctional purine biosynthetic protein adenosine-3: MAERVLVVGGGGREHALAWKLAQSPQIQQVLVAPGNAGTASCGKISNSEVSVSNHAILAQFCKDHHVGLVVVGPEVPLAAGMVDDLTAAGVPCFGPSAKAAQLEASKSFSKAFMERHGIPTARYGSFTDAKEACNYIRTADFPALVVKASGLAAGKGVIVAKDQDEACQAVMDIMKDKAFGAAGDTVVVEELLEGEEVSCLCFSDGSSVSPMPPAQDHKRLRDGDLGPNTGGMGAYCPTPQVSQEMLQQIRETVLQKTVDRMKEEGTPYVGVLYAGLMLTKDGPKTLEFNCRFGDPECQVLLPLLKSDLYEVILNTMNGKLASDAPVWHQDSSAVTVVMASPGYPGSYKKGVEITGLSQAQDTGLQVFHAGTALKEGGGVVSSGGRVLTVTAVSSSLEAALRLANRGVAAIGFPGAVYRRDIGHRAIAHLNQHRGLTYKDSGVDIAAGNKLVEMIKPLAKATSRTGCDADLGGFAGLFDLKAAGFVDPILVSGTDGVGTKLKIAQACGQHGGLGQDLVAMCVNDVLAQGAEPLFFLDYFSCGSLDVAVAASVVGGIAKACEAAGCALLGGETAEMPGVYAVGEYDLAGFCVGAVERGALLPRLGDIAEGDLLIGVASSGVHSNGFSLVRKVLEKAHLSYSSPAPFGNTGQTLGDVLLTPTKIYSRLLLPILRGGAVKAYAHVTGGGLLENIPRVLPQGLAVDLDASRWSIPPVFSWLHKEGALSEEEMARTFNCGLGAVLVVAPLDAQRVLRQLQAHEEAWIVGSLAHKLPGGEAVLVRNLSNSLLNAGSVARGEKGVEQENNGDTSTPRKRTRVAVLISGTGTNLQALIEQAKHPSSAAEIVVVISNRPGVQGLKRASLAGIQTRVVDHKLYGSRSEFDSTIDRVLEEFRVELVCLAGFMRILTGTFVKKWNGKLLNIHPSLLPSFKGVNAQKQALQARVRITGCTVHFVAEEVDAGAIIVQEAVPVLSGDTEESLCDRIREAEHRAFPAALELVAGGAVELGEDGHIAWKSQS, encoded by the exons ATGGCAGAGCGGGTGCTGGTGGTTGGCGGTGGAGGACGGGAGCACGCACTGGCCTGGAAGTTGGCCCAGTCGCCACAGATCCAGCAAGTGCTGGTGGCTCCGGGTAACGCGGGCACGGCCAGCTGTGGGAAGATCAGCAACTCTG AGGTGTCGGTGAGTAACCACGCCATCTTGGCTCAGTTCTGTAAGGATCATCACGTGGGGCTGGTTGTGGTCGGGCCTGAGGTGCCGCTGGCAGCCG GAATGGTCGATGACCTGACGGCGGCCGGAGTGCCGTGTTTTGGCCCTTCGGCCAAAGCGGCTCAGTTGGAGGCCAGCAAGAGCTTCTCCAAGGCTTTTATGGAGCGCCACGGTATCCCCACGGCCCGCTACGGCTCCTTCACCGACGCCAAGGAGGCCTGCAACTACATCCGCAC CGCTGACTTCCCTGCTCTGGTGGTGAAGGCCAGCGGCCTCGCAGCAGGAAAGGGAGTCATTGTTGCAAAGGACCAGGACGAGGCTTGTCAGGCTGTGATGGACATCATGAAG GACAAAGCTTTTGGAGCCGCTGGGGACACTGTGGTGGTTGAGGAGCTTCTGGAGGGAGAGGAAGTGTCT TGTCTGTGTTTCAGCGACGGCTCCTCCGTGTCTCCGATGCCTCCTGCTCAGGATCACAAGCGGCTGCGGGATGGCGACCTGGGTCCGAACACCGGTGGCATGGGCGCCTACTGCCCCACCCCGCAG GTGAGTCAGGAGATGCTGCAGCAGATTAGAGAGACGGTCCTGCAGAAGACGGTGGACaggatgaaggaggagggaaCTCCTTATGTGG GTGTGCTGTATGCAGGGCTGATGTTGACCAAAGACGGGCCCAAGACGCTCGAGTTCAACTGTCGCTTCGGCGACCCCGAGTGTCAG gtgctgctgccgctgctgaaGAGCGACCTGTACGAGGTGATCTTGAACACCATGAACGGCAAGCTGGCCTCCGACGCCCCCGTGTGGCACCAGGACAGCTCTGCGGTCACTGTGGTCATGGCCAGCCCTGGGTACCCCGGCTCCTACAAGAAAGGAGTGGAAATCACAG GTCTTTCTCAGGCTCAGGACACGGGGCTGCAGGTTTTCCATGCCGGCACAGCCttaaaggaaggaggaggagtggtcTCCAGCGGCGGACGGGTCCTGACCGTCACGGCGGTCAGTTCATCCCTGGAAGCCGCCCTGCGATTAGCTAATCGGGGTGTGGCTGCCATCGGTTTCCCGGGCGCCGTGTATCGCCGTGACATCGGCCACCGGGCCATTGCCCACCTTAAtcagcacag AGGTCTGACCTACAAGGACAGCGGAGTGGACATTGCTGCCGGTAACAAGCTGGTGGAGATGATCAAGCCACTGGCTAAAGCGACGTCTCGCACCG GGTGTGATGCAGACCTGGGGGGCTTTGCTGGCCTCTTTGACCTCAAGGCAGCAGGATTCGTTGACCCAATCCTGGTTTCTGGGACAGATGGAGTGGGAACTAAGCTCAAG ATCGCCCAGGCTTGTGGGCAGCACGGTGGCCTGGGTCAGGACCTGGTTGCCATGTGTGTGAACGACGTGCTCGCTCAGGGCGCAGAGCCGCTCTTCTTCCTCGACTATTTCTCCTGCGGCAGTCTGGACGTGGCCGTTGCGGCGTCTGTGGTCGGTGGCATTGCTAAGGCCTGCGAGGCGGCGGGCTGTGCCTTACTGG GAGGAGAGACGGCAGAAATGCCCGGCGTTTACGCTGTCGGCGAGTACGACCTGGCCGGGTTCTGTGTCGGAGCGGTGGAGCGTGGCGCCCTGCTGCCCAGGCTTGGGGACATCGCAGAGGGTGACCTGCTGATCGGAGTGGCCTCATCTGGAGTCCACAGCAACGGTTTCAGTCTGGTCCGTAAAGTGCTCGAGAAAGCCCACCTCAGCTACAGCTCCCCTGCTCCCTTTGGCAACACGGGACAGACTCTTG GTGACGTTCTGCTCACGCCGACAAAGATCTACAGCCGCCTCCTCCTGCCCATCCTGCGCGGCGGCGCCGTGAAAGCGTACGCTCACGTCACAGGGGGAGGACTCCTGGAAAACATCCCTCGGGTGCTGCCGCAGGGGCTGGCGGTAGATTTAG ATGCATCTCGCTGGAGCATCCCTCCAGTGTTTTCCTGGCTCCACAAGGAGGGGGCGCTGAGCGAAGAGGAGATGGCCCGCACCTTCAACTGCGGCCTGGGGGCGGTGCTAGTGGTCGCGCCGCTGGACGCTCAGAGGGTTCTGCGCCAGCTTCAAGCCCACGAGGAGGCCTGGATTGTGGGCTCACTGGCCCACAAGCTGCCAG gaggagaagctgTGTTGGTCCGTAACCTGAGCAATAGCCTGCTGAATGCAGGATCAGTCGCACGGGGAGAGAAGGGGGTCGAGCAAGAAAACAACGGCGACACCAGCACGCCACGCAAGAGGACAAGAGTGGCTGTTCTCATCTCGGGCACAG GCACCAATCTTCAGGCTCTGATAGAGCAGGCCAAACACCCATCGAGCGCGGCAGAGATTGTTGTCGTCATCTCCAACAGGCCGGGAGTTCAGGGCCTAAAGAGAGCGTCACTGGCTGGTATTCAGACACgg GTGGTTGACCACAAACTGTACGGGAGCCGCTCAGAGTTTGACAGCACCATCGACCGCGTGCTAGAAGAGTTCAGGGTGGAGCTGGTGTGTCTGGCCGGGTTCATGAGGATCCTCACAGGAACATTTGTCAAGAAGTGGAACG GAAAGCTGCTGAACATCCATCCGTCCCTGCTGCCATCTTTCAAGGGCGTTAATGCCCAGAAGCAGGCTCTGCAGGCCCGGGTGCGGATTACCGGCTGCACGGTCCACTTTGTTGCA GAGGAGGTGGACGCAGGTGCCATCATCGTGCAGGAGGCAGTGCCCGTACTGAGCGGCGACACAGAGGAGAGCCTGTGCGACAGAATCAGAGAGGCCGAGCATCGAGCCTTCCCCGCCGCCCTGGAGCTGGTGGCCGGCGGCGCCGTCGAGCTCGGCGAGGACGGACACATCGCGTGGAAGTCGCAGAGTTAA